A stretch of Lysinibacillus agricola DNA encodes these proteins:
- a CDS encoding lysoplasmalogenase produces the protein MSKKILLTFIILFGLYYIFFFSHITESLILIFKVIPMLLIIILAATPKNLGIKKYQLLIVIGLVFCMIGDYTLQWFLFGLTSFLIGHIFYILAFSSTNERQVPTWAKIALLVYGASMAVWIAGTVFSSGEVVLGFAVIAYISVILTMGWTAIRTGSTLATIGALLFIVSDSYLAINKFVMSLSFSHEVIMLTYYSAQILIALSIFQYSEIRSKVLQ, from the coding sequence TTGTCTAAAAAAATTTTATTAACGTTTATTATTTTGTTTGGTCTTTATTATATTTTTTTCTTTTCCCATATTACAGAAAGCCTGATACTTATCTTTAAAGTCATTCCAATGCTATTAATCATTATTTTAGCCGCTACACCTAAAAATTTGGGCATTAAAAAGTATCAGCTACTGATTGTCATCGGACTTGTGTTTTGTATGATCGGTGACTATACGCTACAGTGGTTTCTCTTTGGGCTAACAAGCTTCTTAATCGGACATATTTTTTATATCCTTGCCTTCTCTTCCACTAATGAACGTCAAGTACCGACTTGGGCGAAGATTGCATTACTCGTTTACGGGGCAAGTATGGCTGTGTGGATTGCAGGTACAGTGTTTTCTTCAGGAGAGGTCGTACTTGGCTTCGCGGTAATTGCTTATATTTCGGTCATATTAACGATGGGTTGGACTGCGATTCGAACAGGTTCCACCTTGGCAACGATTGGAGCTCTGCTATTTATCGTATCAGATTCCTATTTAGCTATTAATAAATTTGTTATGTCTTTATCATTTTCACACGAGGTCATTATGTTGACATATTATAGTGCCCAAATACTTATTGCGTTAAGTATCTTTCAATATTCCGAAATCCGAAGTAAAGTGTTACAATAA
- the pepT gene encoding peptidase T — protein MKEQVIERLIRYAKIDTQSDFTSETTPSTQKQFDLLHVLKDELAAIGLTDITLDENGYLFATLDANTDKEVPTIGFLAHVDTATDYTGTNVNPQRIDNYNGGAIQLNESLVMSPTDFPELKNYVGQTLITTDGTTLLGADDKAGIAEIMTAMEYLVNTPSIKHGKLRVAFTPDEEIGRGPHKFDVAAFGADYAYTMDGGPLGELQYESFNAAGVKVVTKGTSVHPGSAKNKMVNAITMAIAFQNEMPTDAVPEKTEGYEGFIHLMGFKGAIEHTELSYIVRDHDRQKFEAKKQLMLDAAAKIKALYGEDALSITIEDQYYNMGEKIEPVKGIVDIARAAMEKLDITPNTLPIRGGTDGSQLSYMGLPTPNIFAGGENMHGKFEYVSAETMEKATQVIIEIVQLFEQQAK, from the coding sequence ATGAAAGAACAAGTAATCGAGCGTTTAATTCGTTATGCAAAAATTGATACACAATCTGATTTCACAAGCGAAACAACTCCTTCAACACAAAAACAATTTGACTTATTGCATGTACTAAAAGATGAACTTGCTGCAATAGGCTTAACTGACATTACATTAGATGAAAATGGTTATTTATTTGCGACACTCGACGCAAACACTGATAAAGAAGTTCCAACGATTGGTTTTTTAGCACATGTGGATACTGCTACAGATTATACTGGCACCAACGTTAATCCACAGCGTATTGACAACTATAATGGTGGAGCTATTCAGCTCAACGAAAGTCTAGTGATGTCGCCAACTGATTTTCCTGAACTTAAAAATTATGTAGGTCAAACGTTAATTACAACAGATGGTACTACATTATTAGGCGCTGACGATAAAGCTGGTATCGCAGAAATTATGACGGCTATGGAATACCTAGTAAACACTCCTTCTATTAAACATGGTAAATTGCGTGTAGCGTTTACACCTGATGAAGAAATTGGCCGTGGTCCTCATAAATTTGATGTGGCTGCATTTGGTGCCGACTATGCTTATACAATGGATGGCGGACCACTTGGCGAGCTACAATACGAAAGCTTTAATGCAGCAGGCGTAAAGGTTGTGACAAAAGGTACGAGTGTGCACCCTGGTTCTGCGAAAAATAAAATGGTCAATGCCATCACAATGGCAATCGCCTTCCAAAATGAAATGCCTACTGATGCTGTACCAGAAAAAACGGAAGGCTATGAGGGCTTTATCCACTTAATGGGCTTCAAAGGTGCTATCGAGCATACTGAGCTTTCTTATATCGTACGTGACCATGACCGTCAAAAGTTCGAGGCGAAAAAGCAATTAATGCTTGATGCTGCAGCAAAAATTAAAGCCCTATACGGCGAGGATGCTTTAAGCATTACAATTGAAGATCAATACTATAATATGGGCGAAAAAATTGAGCCTGTAAAAGGAATCGTTGACATTGCTCGAGCAGCAATGGAAAAATTAGATATTACTCCAAATACACTACCGATCCGTGGCGGTACTGATGGTTCACAGCTTTCTTACATGGGCTTACCAACACCAAATATTTTTGCAGGTGGTGAAAACATGCACGGTAAATTCGAATATGTATCTGCAGAAACAATGGAAAAAGCGACACAAGTGATTATTGAAATTGTGCAGCTATTTGAACAACAAGCAAAATAG